In Salinirussus salinus, the following proteins share a genomic window:
- a CDS encoding MBL fold metallo-hydrolase, with translation MNVQLAEDVHWVGTCEDADSGRHVHVSVYLIDAGDEYVLVDAGPPHETDIDTEVDRLTGGAGVDTLLLTHTNMPHTGHAHEYADRGVRVLSATDIPEEFGGYGELWNRDETVELAGREFSFPKPPMTDHVYSLWLYDRDSGVLFSSEALGNYHSPGRCEAVWDESGGEVSRAEVEAYVRDRLPWVRYVAPEKLESTLRDRLAGYDVSYVAPGHGTPVAGEQLEAYLDRLMDVVREVAGEWSGPQEPGTP, from the coding sequence ATGAACGTCCAGCTCGCCGAGGACGTCCACTGGGTCGGAACCTGCGAGGACGCCGACTCGGGTCGACACGTCCACGTCTCGGTGTACCTCATCGATGCGGGCGACGAGTACGTTCTCGTCGACGCCGGTCCGCCCCACGAGACGGACATCGACACGGAAGTCGACCGGCTCACCGGCGGCGCGGGGGTCGACACCCTGCTGTTGACCCACACGAACATGCCACACACCGGCCACGCCCACGAGTACGCCGACCGCGGGGTCCGGGTCCTCTCGGCGACGGACATCCCCGAGGAGTTCGGCGGCTACGGCGAGCTCTGGAACCGCGACGAGACGGTCGAACTCGCCGGCCGGGAATTCAGCTTCCCGAAGCCGCCGATGACCGACCACGTCTACAGCCTCTGGCTCTACGACCGCGACTCCGGCGTGCTGTTCTCCTCGGAGGCGCTGGGCAACTACCACTCCCCGGGCCGGTGCGAGGCGGTCTGGGACGAGTCAGGCGGCGAGGTATCCCGGGCGGAGGTCGAGGCCTACGTGCGCGACCGGCTCCCCTGGGTCCGGTACGTCGCCCCGGAGAAGCTGGAGTCGACACTCCGGGACCGGCTCGCCGGCTACGACGTCTCGTACGTCGCTCCCGGCCACGGGACCCCAGTGGCGGGCGAGCAGCTCGAGGCCTACCTCGACCGGCTGATGGACGTCGTCAGGGAGGTGGCCGGGGAGTGGAGCGGGCCCCAGGAGCCAGGGACCCCCTGA
- a CDS encoding glycerophosphodiester phosphodiesterase, protein MDCIAHRGFAETNPENTLVAVRAAGGTGPGAAGPADAVEVDVRRCGSGELVVIHDGTVDRVSDGTGRVADLTLPELRGLDVLDTGAGVPTLAEVSEATAAPLNVELKERGLAADALELADQAGVDAWYSAFDPAAAEEVREHGGEAALLFAEDPDGALDRARRLDCVAVHPHHSLCDADFVRRAREAGLDVNAWTVRSREVATALAGAGADGLIADAPGYCPDR, encoded by the coding sequence ATGGACTGCATCGCCCACCGCGGCTTCGCGGAGACCAACCCGGAGAACACGCTCGTGGCCGTCCGGGCAGCCGGCGGCACGGGACCCGGCGCGGCCGGGCCTGCCGACGCCGTCGAGGTCGACGTCCGGCGGTGTGGCTCGGGCGAACTCGTCGTCATTCACGACGGGACCGTCGACCGCGTCAGCGACGGGACCGGCCGGGTCGCGGACCTCACACTGCCCGAGCTGCGCGGGCTGGACGTCCTCGACACCGGCGCGGGCGTCCCCACCCTCGCCGAGGTGTCCGAGGCCACGGCTGCCCCGCTGAACGTCGAACTCAAGGAGCGCGGCCTCGCCGCCGACGCACTCGAACTCGCCGACCAGGCTGGGGTCGACGCGTGGTACTCCGCGTTCGACCCCGCCGCCGCCGAGGAGGTCCGGGAGCACGGCGGGGAGGCAGCACTCCTCTTCGCCGAGGACCCGGACGGGGCCCTCGACCGCGCCCGCCGGCTCGACTGCGTGGCGGTCCACCCGCATCACTCGCTGTGTGACGCTGACTTCGTCCGGCGGGCGCGGGAGGCCGGCCTTGACGTGAACGCCTGGACGGTCCGGTCGCGGGAGGTCGCCACGGCGCTGGCCGGGGCGGGCGCCGACGGGCTGATCGCCGACGCACCCGGCTACTGCCCCGACCGGTAG
- a CDS encoding long-chain fatty acid--CoA ligase: MPGGTDQTLRPFLWRAERMYPDTEIVSRTHDGTERYTYDEYGDRAAQLAHAMDGTGVPEGERVGTFCWNHHRHFETYFAIPTTGRQLHTINPLLPDEHIQYIVQNAGDRIIFLDPSLAEKLAGAYEEEAFETVEQFVVMGSEVPDVDLDAVDYESFIDGHDTSYDWPVVGEETPAGMCYTSGTTGKPKGVEYTQKMLWSHTMATMSPQGLGISDDDVVMPVVPMFHVNAWGMPFTTTAAGAKHVYPGPSPEPEDLATLIEEEGVTVTAGVPTVWLGLQEYIQAGNDVDLSSLESVIIGGSAAPKAMIEWFDDRGVTVDHAWGMTEMSPIGSVSRLKSGLAEELSYEEQIDKRAKQGLMVPGLEFKVVDDEGEEVPWNGEDFGELHIRGPWVTQEYFKRPEANEEDFEDDEGGRWLKTGDVVTVDEDGYIKIVDRAKDVIKSGGEWISSVELENAIMAHDDVTEAAVVGVPHERWQERPVAFIVPAEGVDPDELEAEVMEMLGEEYPKWWLPDDLIQIDEVPKTATGKFSKKDLREEYADESLVEGQVPEEAAPDDD, translated from the coding sequence ATGCCCGGGGGAACAGACCAGACCCTGCGACCGTTCCTGTGGCGCGCGGAGAGGATGTATCCGGACACGGAGATCGTCTCCCGCACCCACGACGGGACCGAGCGGTACACATACGACGAGTACGGCGACCGGGCGGCACAGCTCGCCCACGCGATGGACGGGACGGGCGTCCCCGAGGGCGAGCGGGTGGGGACGTTCTGCTGGAACCACCACCGCCACTTCGAGACCTACTTCGCCATCCCGACGACTGGCCGGCAACTTCACACGATCAATCCACTCCTGCCCGACGAGCACATCCAGTATATCGTCCAGAACGCGGGCGACCGGATCATCTTCCTCGACCCCTCGCTGGCCGAGAAACTGGCCGGCGCCTACGAGGAAGAGGCCTTCGAGACCGTCGAACAGTTCGTCGTCATGGGCTCGGAGGTCCCCGACGTGGACCTCGACGCGGTCGACTACGAGTCGTTCATCGACGGCCACGACACGAGCTACGACTGGCCGGTCGTCGGCGAGGAGACCCCCGCGGGGATGTGTTACACCTCGGGGACGACGGGCAAGCCCAAGGGCGTCGAGTACACCCAGAAGATGCTCTGGAGCCACACGATGGCGACGATGAGTCCCCAGGGGCTGGGCATCAGCGACGACGACGTCGTGATGCCGGTGGTGCCGATGTTCCACGTCAACGCCTGGGGGATGCCCTTCACGACGACGGCGGCGGGCGCGAAACACGTCTATCCCGGCCCGTCGCCGGAGCCGGAGGACCTCGCGACCCTGATCGAGGAGGAGGGGGTGACCGTCACCGCCGGCGTCCCGACGGTCTGGCTGGGCCTCCAGGAGTACATCCAGGCGGGCAACGACGTCGACCTGTCCTCGCTGGAGTCGGTGATCATCGGCGGCTCGGCCGCCCCGAAAGCGATGATCGAGTGGTTCGACGACCGCGGCGTCACGGTCGACCACGCCTGGGGGATGACCGAGATGAGCCCGATCGGGAGCGTCTCCCGCCTCAAAAGCGGGCTCGCCGAGGAGCTCTCCTACGAGGAGCAGATCGACAAGCGCGCCAAGCAGGGACTGATGGTCCCCGGCCTAGAGTTCAAGGTCGTCGACGACGAGGGCGAGGAGGTGCCCTGGAACGGTGAGGACTTCGGCGAACTCCACATCCGCGGCCCCTGGGTCACCCAGGAGTACTTCAAACGTCCCGAGGCGAACGAGGAGGACTTCGAGGACGACGAGGGCGGCCGGTGGCTCAAGACCGGCGACGTCGTCACCGTCGACGAGGACGGTTACATCAAGATCGTCGACCGAGCCAAGGACGTCATCAAGTCCGGCGGGGAGTGGATCTCCAGTGTCGAACTGGAAAACGCCATCATGGCCCACGACGACGTGACCGAGGCCGCCGTCGTCGGCGTCCCCCACGAGCGCTGGCAGGAGCGCCCCGTCGCCTTCATCGTCCCGGCGGAGGGCGTCGACCCCGACGAGCTCGAGGCCGAGGTCATGGAGATGCTCGGCGAGGAGTACCCCAAGTGGTGGCTGCCCGACGACCTCATCCAGATCGACGAGGTGCCGAAGACCGCGACCGGGAAGTTCTCGAAGAAGGACCTGCGCGAGGAGTACGCCGACGAGTCACTCGTCGAGGGGCAGGTGCCCGAAGAGGCCGCCCCGGACGACGACTGA
- a CDS encoding MBL fold metallo-hydrolase gives MTRRDITRREIADGLHLLQGCVVPEQVQARMDATDEPPPWYDPAGEVHAQFNAYLFAGEETLLFDTLPPNMREDVLDALGGVLDDRGLDYLVVSHPEAPHGGNAGAILDAYPDAELLVPETDELHDLALGSAVEEHAEVTDGDELDLGSHAVEFCRSPMFDLAATTWMYERETGALFTVDAYGNAHSAGAGECGRFVDEMTDDPEAFTTQRWLGFHSHTFPWFAYVEPERLAAEIEVLVDRFDPELVAPAHGAPIREDAVGYLRRLVPVIERISDLGLGQDVRVRELA, from the coding sequence ATGACACGACGTGACATTACCCGCCGCGAGATAGCCGACGGGCTCCACCTGCTGCAGGGCTGTGTCGTCCCCGAGCAGGTGCAGGCCCGGATGGACGCGACGGACGAGCCGCCGCCGTGGTACGACCCCGCGGGCGAGGTCCACGCACAGTTCAACGCCTACCTGTTCGCGGGCGAGGAGACGCTGCTGTTCGACACGCTGCCCCCGAACATGCGCGAGGACGTCCTCGACGCGCTGGGTGGGGTTCTCGACGACCGTGGGCTCGACTATCTGGTGGTCTCGCACCCGGAAGCCCCCCACGGGGGGAACGCCGGCGCCATCCTCGACGCGTATCCGGACGCGGAGCTGCTGGTCCCCGAGACCGACGAACTCCACGACCTCGCGCTGGGGTCGGCCGTCGAGGAACACGCGGAGGTGACCGACGGCGACGAACTCGACCTCGGCAGCCACGCCGTCGAGTTCTGCCGGTCCCCGATGTTCGACCTCGCGGCGACGACCTGGATGTACGAGCGGGAGACGGGGGCGCTGTTCACCGTCGACGCCTACGGCAACGCCCACTCGGCGGGCGCGGGCGAGTGCGGCCGGTTCGTCGACGAGATGACTGACGACCCGGAGGCGTTCACGACGCAGCGCTGGCTGGGCTTTCACAGCCACACCTTCCCGTGGTTCGCGTACGTCGAGCCCGAGCGGCTGGCCGCCGAAATCGAGGTACTGGTCGACCGGTTCGACCCGGAGCTGGTCGCGCCGGCCCACGGCGCGCCCATCCGAGAGGACGCCGTCGGCTACCTCCGGCGGCTGGTACCGGTCATCGAGCGGATCAGCGACCTCGGCCTGGGTCAGGACGTCCGGGTGAGGGAGCTCGCATGA
- a CDS encoding 50S ribosomal protein L21e, whose protein sequence is MPDSNGPRQGTRNKLKNDARERGMSPPQQTTERFEAGDTVHLKLDPSVQEGQYHPRFAGQTGTVVGQQGEAYKVEVVDGGKEKTLIARPAHLVAAE, encoded by the coding sequence ATGCCCGACTCCAACGGACCACGCCAGGGAACGCGGAACAAGCTGAAAAACGACGCCCGGGAGCGGGGGATGTCCCCGCCCCAGCAGACCACCGAACGGTTCGAGGCCGGCGACACGGTCCACCTGAAGCTCGACCCGAGCGTTCAGGAGGGTCAGTACCACCCCCGGTTCGCCGGACAGACCGGCACTGTCGTCGGCCAGCAGGGCGAGGCCTACAAGGTCGAGGTCGTCGACGGCGGCAAGGAGAAGACGCTCATCGCCCGGCCCGCCCACCTCGTCGCCGCCGAGTAA
- a CDS encoding DUF2391 family protein, with protein sequence MAERDVDLDTDADVDMGDLFDELEELEELVQTEAAREQVQETMRAAAEASRSGGSFGRVIWGYDRADLAEGVLGSLLFGVPMAVEGGTGEVGAFLAARPPLLAGTAVFTVALLVGILYVADFQDIRIHRPFLGIVPRRLLGVAAVSLLTAAILLTAWGRVDWTEPMLAMANVVVAWFPMSIGAALGDILPGS encoded by the coding sequence ATGGCCGAGCGCGACGTGGACTTGGACACGGACGCCGACGTCGATATGGGTGACCTGTTCGACGAACTGGAGGAGCTCGAGGAGCTCGTCCAGACCGAGGCCGCCCGCGAACAGGTCCAGGAGACGATGCGGGCCGCGGCGGAGGCGAGCCGCTCGGGCGGGAGCTTCGGCCGTGTCATCTGGGGGTACGACCGGGCCGACCTCGCCGAGGGGGTGCTCGGCAGCCTGCTGTTCGGCGTTCCGATGGCCGTCGAGGGGGGGACCGGCGAGGTCGGCGCGTTCCTGGCCGCACGCCCGCCCCTGCTCGCGGGGACCGCCGTCTTCACCGTCGCGCTGCTGGTCGGCATTCTCTACGTCGCGGACTTCCAGGACATCCGGATCCACCGCCCCTTTCTCGGTATCGTTCCTCGCCGCCTGCTCGGCGTGGCGGCGGTCTCGCTGCTGACCGCGGCGATCCTCCTGACCGCGTGGGGCCGGGTCGACTGGACCGAACCGATGCTTGCGATGGCCAACGTCGTCGTCGCCTGGTTCCCGATGAGTATCGGGGCGGCGCTGGGCGACATCCTCCCCGGGAGCTGA
- a CDS encoding elongation factor 1-beta: MGKVAAQIKVMPESPEVDLDALQERLEAALPEGAQIQGFKRDDVAFGLVALLPTVIVPDEAGGTEAVEEAFAEVEDVESVEVGDVGRL, translated from the coding sequence ATGGGGAAGGTCGCAGCTCAGATCAAGGTCATGCCGGAGAGCCCCGAAGTCGACCTCGACGCGCTCCAGGAGCGCCTGGAGGCGGCCCTGCCGGAGGGCGCCCAGATCCAGGGGTTCAAGCGCGACGACGTCGCCTTCGGGCTGGTCGCCCTGCTCCCGACGGTGATCGTCCCGGACGAGGCCGGCGGCACCGAAGCCGTCGAGGAGGCCTTCGCCGAGGTCGAGGACGTCGAGAGCGTCGAGGTCGGCGACGTCGGCCGGCTGTAG
- a CDS encoding HVO_2753 family zinc finger protein produces MSQSEGKRAQKCISCGINIAGTNAAAFACPECGHQVYRCAKCRKQSNLYECPDCGFTGP; encoded by the coding sequence ATGAGCCAAAGCGAGGGGAAACGCGCCCAGAAGTGCATCTCCTGTGGCATCAACATCGCCGGGACGAACGCGGCGGCCTTCGCGTGTCCCGAGTGTGGCCACCAGGTCTACCGGTGTGCCAAGTGCCGCAAGCAGAGCAACCTCTACGAGTGTCCTGACTGCGGATTCACGGGGCCGTAA
- a CDS encoding SDR family oxidoreductase, whose product MSVEFDFSDRVVLVTGIGGALGSAAAERFLAAGATVCGADVVAADSEDFLFEEPDRIDFYQGDFTDESQVGDAIADIVDTHGRLDALLNIAGTWRGGDPIDETDAETFDFLFDVNLKTMFLASKHAIPHLRETEGAVVSVSARSSLEGGEGDGIYRSTKAGVRLLTETIAEENLGDLRANAVMPSVIDTPMNRNMMPDADHDAWVDPADIAEVMLFLCSDAASVTSGAAVPVYGEA is encoded by the coding sequence ATGTCAGTCGAGTTCGATTTCAGCGACCGGGTCGTGCTGGTGACGGGGATCGGCGGCGCGCTCGGGAGCGCGGCGGCCGAGCGGTTCCTCGCGGCGGGCGCGACGGTCTGTGGGGCCGACGTCGTGGCGGCCGACAGCGAGGACTTCCTGTTCGAGGAGCCCGACCGGATCGACTTCTACCAGGGCGATTTCACCGACGAGTCCCAGGTCGGGGACGCCATCGCCGACATCGTCGACACGCACGGGCGGCTGGATGCGCTGCTGAACATCGCGGGCACCTGGCGCGGCGGCGACCCCATCGATGAGACCGACGCCGAGACCTTCGATTTCCTGTTCGACGTCAATCTCAAGACGATGTTCCTGGCCTCGAAACACGCCATCCCGCACCTCCGGGAGACGGAGGGGGCGGTCGTCAGCGTCTCGGCACGCTCCTCGCTGGAAGGCGGCGAGGGCGACGGTATCTACCGGTCGACGAAGGCCGGCGTCCGGCTCCTGACCGAGACCATCGCCGAGGAGAACCTCGGCGACCTGCGGGCCAACGCCGTGATGCCAAGCGTCATCGACACGCCGATGAACCGCAATATGATGCCGGATGCGGACCACGACGCGTGGGTCGACCCGGCGGACATCGCGGAGGTGATGCTGTTCCTGTGCTCGGACGCAGCAAGCGTCACCAGCGGGGCTGCCGTCCCCGTCTACGGTGAAGCGTAA